A DNA window from Halorubrum sp. DM2 contains the following coding sequences:
- a CDS encoding bacteriorhodopsin, which yields MDPIALQAGYDLLGDGRPETLWLGIGTILMLIGTFYFLVKGWGVTDKEAREYYSITILIPGIASAAYLSMFFGIGLTEVTVGGEVLDIYYARYADWLFTTPLLLLDLALLAKVDRSTIGTLVGVDALMIVTGLIGALSHTPLARYTWWLFSTIAMIVVLYFLATSLRAAAKERGPDVAKLFNTLTALVLVLWTAYPILWIVGTEGTGVVGLGVETLLFMVLDVLAKVGFGFILLRSRAIIGGTEAPEPSAGADAQAAD from the coding sequence ATGGACCCGATAGCGCTACAGGCGGGATACGACCTACTCGGGGACGGACGCCCCGAGACACTATGGTTGGGAATCGGCACGATACTAATGCTCATCGGGACCTTCTACTTCCTCGTCAAGGGATGGGGGGTCACCGACAAGGAGGCCCGTGAGTACTACTCGATCACGATCCTCATTCCGGGGATCGCGTCGGCGGCGTACCTGTCGATGTTCTTCGGCATCGGCCTGACGGAAGTCACGGTCGGTGGCGAAGTACTCGACATCTACTACGCGCGGTACGCGGACTGGCTGTTCACCACGCCGCTGCTGCTGCTCGACCTCGCCCTGCTGGCGAAGGTCGACCGCTCGACGATCGGTACGCTCGTCGGCGTCGACGCGCTGATGATCGTCACCGGTCTCATCGGCGCGCTCTCACACACGCCGCTCGCGCGGTACACGTGGTGGCTGTTCAGCACGATCGCGATGATCGTCGTGCTGTACTTCCTCGCCACGAGCCTGCGCGCCGCGGCGAAGGAGCGCGGCCCCGACGTTGCGAAGCTGTTCAACACGCTGACCGCGTTGGTCTTGGTCCTCTGGACGGCGTATCCGATCCTGTGGATCGTCGGCACCGAGGGTACCGGCGTCGTCGGCCTCGGCGTCGAGACTCTGCTGTTCATGGTTCTCGACGTCCTGGCCAAGGTCGGCTTCGGCTTCATCCTGCTTCGCAGCCGCGCCATCATCGGCGGGACCGAGGCACCCGAGCCGTCCGCCGGCGCTGACGCGCAGGCCGCGGACTGA
- a CDS encoding SlyX family protein, with amino-acid sequence MVDDDAEAEAESTAETTAEREAETEATDDVTIDVEAIDAYEQRIEELSTAVEEREDTIEELQSVVEEQSEQIETLENQFLDLSARVADGRNLGVCPECNGPTEKKERLFRSDTIECTRCGEVIHTY; translated from the coding sequence ATGGTAGACGATGACGCCGAAGCGGAAGCGGAATCGACCGCCGAGACCACCGCGGAACGAGAGGCCGAGACCGAGGCGACCGACGACGTCACCATCGACGTCGAGGCGATCGACGCGTACGAACAGCGCATCGAGGAGCTGTCCACCGCGGTCGAGGAGCGCGAGGACACGATCGAGGAGCTTCAGTCGGTCGTCGAAGAGCAGTCCGAACAGATCGAGACGCTCGAAAACCAGTTCTTGGATCTGTCCGCGCGCGTCGCGGACGGACGGAACCTCGGCGTCTGCCCCGAGTGTAACGGGCCGACGGAGAAGAAGGAACGGCTGTTCAGATCGGACACGATCGAGTGCACGCGCTGCGGCGAAGTGATCCACACGTACTGA
- a CDS encoding Brp/Blh family beta-carotene 15,15'-dioxygenase produces the protein MSTSTAGPVRRLLGEPERTAIGASRAALLLLAVGFGALSAAGTDISLRTQMIAYLVGMVALNLPHGGYEHFSNLRRRGLPFGARYVGLYVGFVATFVALFVVAPLPALALAFGTAVAKGGHGDLRVMDALVGTDHLPTRPQRALAALVRGGAVMIVPAVFWTDTFYGFTGIMLGVFDGQLAGPAASSPEAFTTALGAAYGLAVVAHLGGGLATSWRSTGGVSRSWLLDAAETLLLVAYFALVPVVVAIGLYFPLWYSMRQSARSMVVERERPSRTEGVSLVVAWGVLVVGALATATVAVTLWTVAPNPLAGGSLLSGAVAFYTIFVCVIALPHVVVGEWLDFGRGIWHVP, from the coding sequence ATGTCGACGTCGACGGCGGGTCCGGTACGGCGGCTTCTCGGTGAACCAGAACGGACGGCTATCGGTGCGTCGCGCGCCGCGTTGCTCCTGCTCGCGGTCGGATTCGGCGCGTTGTCCGCGGCGGGCACCGACATCTCGCTCCGGACGCAGATGATCGCGTACCTCGTCGGGATGGTCGCGCTGAACCTCCCGCACGGGGGGTACGAACACTTCTCGAACCTCCGTCGGCGGGGCCTCCCGTTCGGCGCGCGGTACGTGGGGCTGTACGTCGGCTTCGTCGCGACGTTCGTGGCGCTGTTCGTCGTCGCTCCCCTGCCGGCGCTCGCGCTCGCGTTCGGGACCGCGGTCGCGAAGGGGGGACACGGCGACCTCCGCGTGATGGACGCGCTGGTCGGCACCGACCACCTCCCGACGCGGCCACAGCGCGCGCTCGCCGCACTGGTCCGCGGCGGAGCCGTGATGATCGTCCCCGCCGTCTTCTGGACCGACACCTTCTACGGGTTCACCGGCATCATGCTCGGCGTCTTCGACGGGCAGTTGGCCGGTCCCGCCGCCTCGTCGCCGGAGGCGTTCACCACGGCGCTCGGTGCCGCGTACGGACTCGCCGTGGTCGCGCACCTCGGCGGCGGGCTCGCGACCAGTTGGCGTTCCACCGGCGGCGTCAGCCGGTCGTGGCTGCTCGATGCCGCCGAGACGCTGCTGCTCGTCGCGTACTTCGCGCTCGTGCCCGTGGTCGTCGCCATCGGGCTCTACTTCCCGCTGTGGTACTCGATGCGCCAGTCGGCCCGGAGTATGGTCGTCGAGCGCGAGCGCCCCAGCCGGACCGAGGGCGTCTCGCTCGTCGTGGCGTGGGGCGTCCTCGTCGTCGGCGCGCTGGCGACGGCGACGGTCGCCGTCACCCTCTGGACCGTCGCGCCGAACCCGCTTGCCGGCGGCTCGCTGCTGTCCGGTGCCGTCGCCTTCTACACCATCTTCGTCTGCGTCATCGCGCTTCCGCACGTCGTCGTCGGCGAGTGGCTCGACTTCGGGCGCGGCATCTGGCACGTGCCCTGA
- a CDS encoding protein sorting system archaetidylserine synthase (This PssA-like phosphatidyltransferase, along with a PssD-like decarboxylase, is required in Haloarchaea for the archaeosortase ArtA to replace the PGF-CTERM sorting signal with a C-terminal lipid anchor.), with the protein MPLRFARRLGLADAVTVANAAVGFLAVVAATVDVALAARLVLLAAVADGLDGVVARHRGSTPAGPYLDSLADVASFGVAPAALVAAVVGDGRSFATDPVLVAAGVGAGALFVAAAVARLGLYTADEDGSRETVGVPTTLAATVLAAAVIAGYTAPLLLVVATVTFALLMGSTVTYPDLHAQDALVMGVVQAAVIVTPAGHMATDALPAWIGEGFAFALLFLSCGYLLLGPRFYWGDGIRAPPGLRR; encoded by the coding sequence ATGCCTCTGCGGTTCGCCCGGCGGCTCGGGCTCGCGGACGCCGTGACCGTGGCCAACGCCGCCGTCGGCTTCCTCGCCGTCGTCGCCGCGACGGTCGACGTGGCGCTCGCGGCCCGGCTCGTCCTCCTCGCCGCGGTCGCGGACGGACTCGACGGCGTCGTCGCCCGCCACCGCGGGTCGACCCCGGCCGGTCCGTACCTCGACTCGCTGGCGGACGTCGCCTCCTTCGGCGTCGCGCCCGCGGCGTTAGTCGCCGCGGTCGTCGGCGACGGCCGCTCGTTCGCGACCGACCCCGTCCTCGTCGCCGCCGGCGTCGGCGCGGGCGCGCTGTTCGTCGCCGCCGCGGTCGCCCGGCTCGGCCTCTACACCGCCGACGAGGACGGCTCCCGCGAGACGGTCGGCGTCCCGACCACGCTGGCGGCGACGGTGCTCGCGGCCGCCGTCATCGCGGGCTACACCGCCCCGCTCCTCCTCGTCGTGGCCACGGTGACGTTCGCGCTGCTCATGGGGTCGACGGTCACGTACCCGGACCTCCACGCGCAGGACGCGCTCGTGATGGGCGTCGTTCAGGCGGCGGTGATCGTCACCCCCGCCGGCCACATGGCGACGGACGCGCTCCCCGCGTGGATCGGCGAGGGGTTCGCGTTCGCGCTGCTGTTCCTCTCCTGTGGCTACCTCCTCCTCGGCCCGCGCTTCTACTGGGGCGACGGGATCCGCGCGCCGCCGGGACTGCGCCGGTGA
- the psmB gene encoding archaeal proteasome endopeptidase complex subunit beta has translation MRTPTDNLSDGPSVELGRDQPVFGPELGEFDQSEQRAAAGGEGEGMKTGTTTVGIKTADGVVLATDMRASLGGMVSSKDVQKVEEVHPRGALTIAGSVSPAQNLISTLRAETSLYEARRGKDMSMEALSTLTGNLLRSGAFFVVSPILGGVDDEGSHIYSIDPLGGTTEEEYTVTGSGSQYALGVLEQEYDDGVTIDEAKTIAAKAIQSAVERDLASGNGINVAVVTDDGVDITRYKDFDGLL, from the coding sequence ATGCGAACACCGACTGACAACCTCTCGGACGGCCCGTCCGTCGAACTCGGCCGCGACCAGCCGGTCTTCGGACCGGAGCTCGGCGAGTTCGACCAGAGCGAGCAGCGCGCCGCCGCTGGCGGCGAGGGCGAAGGCATGAAGACGGGAACGACGACCGTCGGCATCAAGACGGCCGACGGCGTCGTCCTCGCGACGGACATGCGAGCCTCGCTCGGCGGCATGGTCTCGTCGAAGGACGTCCAGAAGGTCGAGGAAGTCCACCCTCGCGGCGCTCTCACCATCGCCGGCTCCGTCTCCCCGGCGCAGAACCTGATTTCGACGCTCCGCGCCGAGACGAGCCTCTACGAGGCCCGCCGCGGAAAGGACATGTCGATGGAAGCGCTGTCGACGCTGACGGGGAACCTCCTCCGCTCCGGCGCGTTCTTCGTCGTCAGTCCGATCCTCGGCGGCGTCGACGACGAGGGGTCGCACATCTACTCTATCGACCCCCTCGGCGGCACGACCGAGGAAGAGTACACCGTCACCGGCTCCGGGTCGCAGTACGCGCTCGGCGTCTTAGAACAGGAGTACGACGACGGCGTTACCATCGACGAGGCGAAGACCATCGCCGCGAAGGCGATCCAGTCCGCCGTCGAGCGCGACCTCGCGTCCGGCAACGGGATCAACGTCGCCGTCGTCACCGATGACGGCGTCGACATCACCCGGTACAAGGACTTCGACGGCCTCCTGTAA
- a CDS encoding uracil-DNA glycosylase family protein codes for MQNVTDRIRNPFGMRPDCPSFVPGYGDANADFHVVGDRPGVHGGTAAGVPFTGETWSPAFLSALSAAGLIAGVADGVTPDGVPREGDPTASDPIRTARTFLSYLHMCASEEPPDEDSYADMERFFDAELRAIAAHVLLPVGARATERVLETYTARAWKTEIDMDALHGEELLGAGWLVVPIKDPADWADGDADRLVAALGELRSTDFRRESDLGRFIAGDEPYLVR; via the coding sequence GTGCAGAACGTCACGGACCGGATCCGGAACCCGTTCGGGATGCGCCCCGACTGCCCGTCGTTCGTCCCGGGCTACGGCGACGCCAACGCCGACTTCCACGTCGTCGGCGACCGTCCGGGCGTCCACGGCGGGACCGCGGCCGGCGTCCCGTTCACCGGCGAGACGTGGTCGCCCGCCTTCCTGTCGGCGCTGTCGGCGGCCGGGCTGATCGCGGGGGTCGCGGACGGGGTTACCCCCGACGGCGTCCCGCGCGAGGGAGACCCGACCGCGAGCGACCCGATCCGAACCGCCCGAACGTTCCTCTCGTACCTCCACATGTGCGCGAGCGAGGAGCCGCCGGACGAGGACTCCTACGCCGACATGGAGCGGTTCTTCGACGCCGAACTCCGCGCCATCGCGGCCCACGTGCTTCTCCCGGTGGGCGCGCGAGCGACGGAACGCGTCCTTGAGACCTACACCGCGCGGGCTTGGAAGACCGAGATCGACATGGACGCGCTCCACGGCGAGGAGCTGCTCGGCGCGGGCTGGCTCGTCGTGCCGATCAAAGACCCCGCCGACTGGGCGGACGGCGACGCCGACCGCCTCGTCGCCGCGTTGGGAGAGCTTCGGTCGACTGATTTCCGCCGCGAGAGCGACCTCGGCCGGTTCATCGCCGGCGACGAACCGTATCTGGTCCGCTGA
- a CDS encoding asparagine synthase-related protein produces MSPTTPPDDDGSVLRGTDADRVRAALRDGDPLPGGRGFAGLLTDPPGRTGPVLVRDVLGRQPLFAERDALDPETDRDPTAPGAWNVDRNALDDPESVPAGGVVSAGGTERVWRLPEPDATADREVALSAVDDAVSGALDDLAASARSASADDGDEGDGGDLAVAFSGGVDSGVVAAAVPEAPCYVAGFEGCHDVSAAREAAGAMGRDLRVVEVTHDDLKRAVRAVAAATDRRNPMDVAIAVPLYLTAEAAAADGFGRLAVGQGADELFGGYSKVVDPAQDSRVDADTVRGARTETVRTLPDQLERDVLALRAAGVEPATPLLDDRVVAAALALPDDLLVDGDERKVALRRVTGERVPESVATADKKAVQYGTYVSRELDRLARRAGYKRRMDDHVGKYVEALCAEEKPADEGRN; encoded by the coding sequence ATGTCGCCGACCACGCCGCCCGACGACGACGGTTCCGTTCTCCGAGGGACCGACGCCGACCGGGTCCGCGCCGCCCTCCGCGACGGTGACCCCCTTCCCGGCGGCCGCGGTTTCGCCGGGCTGCTGACCGACCCTCCGGGCCGAACGGGACCGGTCCTCGTCCGTGACGTCCTCGGCCGGCAGCCGCTGTTCGCCGAGCGCGACGCGCTCGACCCCGAGACTGACCGAGACCCGACCGCGCCCGGCGCGTGGAACGTCGACCGGAACGCGCTCGACGACCCCGAATCGGTCCCGGCCGGCGGCGTCGTCTCGGCGGGCGGAACCGAGCGCGTCTGGCGGCTCCCGGAGCCGGACGCGACCGCGGACCGCGAGGTCGCGCTGTCGGCCGTCGACGACGCGGTGAGCGGCGCGCTCGACGACCTCGCGGCCTCGGCCCGGTCCGCGAGCGCGGACGACGGAGACGAGGGCGACGGCGGCGACCTCGCGGTCGCTTTCTCCGGCGGCGTCGACTCCGGCGTCGTCGCGGCCGCCGTCCCCGAGGCCCCCTGCTACGTCGCCGGCTTCGAGGGGTGCCACGACGTCTCGGCCGCGCGAGAGGCGGCGGGCGCGATGGGTCGCGACCTGCGGGTCGTCGAGGTGACGCACGACGACCTGAAACGCGCCGTCCGCGCGGTCGCGGCCGCCACGGACCGCCGAAACCCGATGGACGTCGCCATCGCGGTGCCGCTGTACCTGACCGCCGAGGCGGCCGCCGCGGACGGGTTCGGCCGGCTCGCGGTCGGACAGGGGGCGGACGAACTGTTCGGCGGTTACAGCAAGGTCGTCGACCCCGCGCAGGACTCCCGCGTCGACGCCGACACCGTCCGCGGGGCGCGGACCGAGACCGTCCGCACGCTGCCCGACCAACTGGAGCGGGACGTGCTCGCGCTCCGCGCCGCCGGGGTCGAGCCGGCGACGCCGCTGCTCGACGACCGCGTGGTCGCGGCCGCACTGGCGCTCCCCGACGACCTGCTCGTCGACGGCGACGAGCGGAAGGTCGCGCTCCGCCGCGTCACGGGCGAGCGCGTGCCGGAGTCGGTCGCTACCGCGGACAAGAAGGCGGTCCAGTACGGCACGTACGTCTCCCGCGAACTCGACCGACTCGCGCGGCGGGCGGGCTACAAGCGGCGGATGGACGACCACGTCGGGAAGTACGTCGAGGCGCTGTGCGCCGAGGAAAAACCGGCCGATGAGGGCCGGAACTGA
- a CDS encoding PHP domain-containing protein — protein MLSVELHAHSALSYDGRDPVDLLLEQAAAVGLDALAVTDHDEIDASVEAAEKAPDYGLVGIVGMEVTSAVGHVLAFGIEERVESGLPFDETLDRIRDQGGIAVVPHPFQKSRHGVAAHVTEEQLASADAIEVYNSRLFTGRSNRQAEKFAVRNGVPMTAGSDAHISEMVGQAVTEVGADKRSADAILQGIADGRTSVVGKRTPWRVSLKQFGGGAKRRALRALDSLR, from the coding sequence GTGCTATCGGTCGAGCTACACGCGCACTCCGCGCTGTCGTACGACGGGCGCGACCCGGTCGACCTGCTCTTGGAGCAGGCGGCCGCGGTCGGGCTCGACGCGCTCGCCGTCACCGACCACGACGAGATCGACGCCAGCGTCGAGGCGGCCGAGAAGGCCCCCGACTACGGGCTGGTGGGTATCGTCGGCATGGAGGTGACCTCGGCGGTCGGCCACGTCCTCGCGTTCGGGATCGAGGAGCGCGTCGAGAGCGGCCTCCCCTTCGACGAGACGCTCGACCGGATCCGCGATCAGGGCGGGATCGCGGTCGTCCCCCACCCGTTCCAGAAGTCCCGCCACGGCGTCGCCGCGCACGTCACGGAGGAGCAGTTGGCGAGCGCCGACGCCATCGAGGTGTACAACTCCCGGCTGTTCACCGGGCGCTCGAACCGCCAGGCGGAGAAGTTCGCCGTCCGCAACGGGGTTCCGATGACCGCCGGCAGTGACGCGCATATCTCTGAGATGGTCGGGCAGGCGGTGACCGAGGTGGGCGCGGACAAGCGCTCGGCCGACGCGATCCTTCAGGGGATCGCCGACGGCCGGACCAGCGTCGTCGGCAAGCGCACCCCGTGGCGGGTGTCGCTCAAGCAGTTCGGCGGGGGCGCGAAGCGCCGCGCGCTCCGCGCGCTCGACTCGCTTCGGTGA
- a CDS encoding Na+/H+ antiporter NhaC family protein: MTETADGGPPAADGGEPPDGSEFGVGDGSDDGPRIEFRGGKWASTVPLVFFIAWAIFQSGVLGIGDTNGLVVGALVGTTLGMFLVRGDWKAYADTIFEGMTQRVAATAIVAWLWAGMFAETIQVGGFVEGLIFAADALNVGANTFPAAAFVLCGLLATGIGTGYGATVAFVTLFFPAGVLIGANPVLLFAAILSGAVFGDNLAPVSDTTIVSAVTQDADIGGVVASRFKYAIAAAIPAFAAYLIAGSIMGGVSLEGSAALRESANALGLVHLLSMGVVIVTAVAGRHIVEAISWGLVVAVVFNLLLGLSSASDIVAFTVTEAGAFASLPFVAVGETAGVGGSLYSGAVGFFPLIVLTLLIVAMAQVMIRGGGFEAIQEFLLNRVATTVRRAELTMVLGTATINGMITINTAAEIAIAPYIARIGEKFNINGYRRANILDANTSALGYIFPWAGGVLVGYQVMVGPDGLGAEYGTDAMIVNPIEVVPYVFHGWFLVAIFVLAAITGFGREYIPDRISEEVSRA, translated from the coding sequence ATGACCGAGACAGCAGACGGCGGCCCGCCCGCGGCGGACGGCGGGGAGCCGCCCGACGGCAGCGAGTTCGGCGTCGGCGACGGGAGCGACGACGGCCCGCGGATCGAGTTCCGCGGGGGCAAGTGGGCGAGCACGGTCCCGCTCGTCTTCTTCATCGCCTGGGCGATCTTCCAGAGCGGCGTCCTCGGGATCGGCGACACAAACGGGCTCGTCGTCGGCGCGCTGGTCGGGACGACGCTCGGGATGTTCCTCGTCCGGGGCGACTGGAAGGCGTACGCTGACACCATCTTCGAGGGGATGACCCAGCGCGTGGCCGCGACCGCGATTGTGGCGTGGCTGTGGGCCGGGATGTTCGCCGAGACGATCCAGGTCGGCGGCTTCGTCGAGGGGCTCATCTTCGCGGCCGACGCCCTGAACGTCGGCGCGAACACGTTCCCCGCGGCCGCGTTCGTACTTTGCGGCCTCCTCGCGACCGGGATCGGCACGGGCTACGGCGCGACCGTCGCGTTCGTGACGCTCTTTTTCCCGGCCGGCGTCCTCATCGGCGCGAACCCCGTCCTGCTCTTCGCCGCGATCCTCTCCGGCGCGGTGTTCGGCGACAACCTCGCGCCCGTCAGCGACACGACGATCGTGAGCGCGGTGACCCAAGACGCCGACATCGGCGGCGTCGTCGCCTCGCGGTTCAAGTACGCGATCGCGGCCGCGATCCCGGCGTTCGCGGCGTACCTGATCGCCGGGTCGATCATGGGCGGCGTAAGCTTAGAGGGCTCGGCCGCGCTCCGCGAGTCCGCGAACGCGCTCGGGCTCGTCCACCTGCTCTCGATGGGCGTCGTCATCGTCACCGCGGTCGCCGGCCGCCACATCGTCGAGGCGATCTCGTGGGGGCTGGTCGTCGCCGTCGTCTTCAACCTCCTGCTCGGGCTGTCGAGCGCGAGCGACATCGTCGCCTTCACCGTCACCGAGGCCGGCGCGTTCGCCTCGCTGCCGTTCGTCGCGGTCGGCGAGACCGCCGGCGTCGGCGGGAGCCTCTACTCGGGCGCGGTCGGCTTCTTCCCGCTTATCGTCCTCACGCTGCTCATCGTCGCGATGGCGCAGGTCATGATCCGCGGCGGCGGCTTCGAGGCGATCCAGGAGTTCCTGCTGAACCGCGTCGCGACGACCGTCCGCCGGGCGGAACTGACGATGGTCCTCGGCACCGCGACGATCAACGGGATGATCACGATCAACACCGCCGCCGAGATCGCGATCGCGCCCTACATCGCCCGCATCGGCGAGAAGTTCAACATCAACGGGTACCGGCGCGCGAACATCTTGGACGCGAACACCTCCGCGCTCGGCTACATCTTCCCGTGGGCCGGGGGCGTCCTCGTCGGGTATCAGGTGATGGTCGGCCCGGACGGCCTCGGCGCTGAGTACGGCACCGACGCGATGATCGTGAACCCGATCGAGGTCGTGCCCTACGTGTTCCACGGCTGGTTCCTCGTGGCGATCTTCGTCCTCGCCGCGATCACCGGCTTCGGGCGGGAGTACATTCCCGACCGCATCTCCGAGGAGGTGTCGCGCGCATGA
- a CDS encoding 30S ribosomal protein S15, with protein MARMHTRRRGSSGSDKPATDETPEWSDVDAEDIESRVVELAEQGHDPSVIGLKLRDEGVKGVLVPDVKLATGKKLTEILEEHDADADIPEDLRNLMSQAIRLREHMEENGQDHQNKRALQNTESKIRRLANYYRGDEIDEEFTYTYENAVEYLEE; from the coding sequence ATGGCACGAATGCACACGCGCCGTCGCGGTTCGTCCGGTTCGGACAAACCGGCGACGGACGAGACCCCGGAGTGGAGCGACGTCGACGCCGAGGACATCGAGTCCCGCGTCGTCGAACTGGCGGAGCAGGGCCACGACCCCAGCGTCATCGGCCTCAAGCTGCGCGACGAGGGCGTCAAGGGCGTCCTGGTCCCCGACGTGAAGCTGGCGACCGGTAAGAAGCTCACCGAGATCTTAGAAGAGCACGACGCCGACGCCGACATCCCCGAGGACCTCCGTAACCTCATGTCGCAGGCGATCCGCCTGCGCGAGCACATGGAGGAGAACGGGCAGGACCACCAGAACAAGCGCGCGCTCCAGAACACGGAGTCGAAGATCCGTCGCCTCGCGAACTACTACCGCGGCGACGAGATCGACGAGGAGTTCACGTACACCTACGAGAACGCGGTCGAGTACCTCGAGGAGTAA
- a CDS encoding exonuclease RecJ has translation MTEATSATPAPDALAGVLADAPFVRLVATDDGDALAAAGLLARALRATGTPFQARVDPDPVPDDVDDGVAVTVGVDRGPHAVPGAGRPASTAAFAVARALGVEPDPVVALAGVVAAGSIPGADGSGDALDAAERAGRVERRPGVALPASGGTDVDPSQAEALAASTLVSTRYSGDPEAARDALAPLGLPADPDDDDRRRFASLVAVDAVDGDDASDRAASSVERALRPYATDGPFETVGGYADVLDALAREAPGTGIALAVASDPDESLRTAALDAWSRHGLAAHRALDAATVGRYDGCVVARVDADAVDASPAILPTVARLVRDFRSPEPVAVAVDETAGRLAAAGGRTGDDAVALGDACRTAAAEVGGDGWGTAARGGIAVDDADGDGLTAALAALREAI, from the coding sequence ATGACCGAAGCGACGTCCGCCACGCCCGCCCCCGACGCGCTCGCCGGCGTCCTCGCAGACGCGCCGTTCGTCCGGCTCGTCGCGACCGACGACGGCGACGCGCTGGCGGCCGCGGGGCTGCTCGCGCGAGCGCTCCGAGCGACGGGCACGCCGTTTCAGGCGAGAGTCGATCCCGACCCGGTCCCCGACGACGTCGACGACGGCGTCGCGGTGACCGTCGGGGTCGACCGCGGACCGCACGCGGTTCCCGGGGCCGGCCGACCGGCCAGCACGGCGGCCTTCGCGGTCGCCCGCGCGCTCGGCGTCGAACCCGACCCCGTAGTCGCGCTGGCCGGCGTCGTCGCGGCGGGGTCGATCCCCGGTGCCGACGGCTCTGGCGACGCGCTCGACGCCGCGGAACGGGCCGGCCGCGTCGAGCGGCGGCCCGGCGTCGCGCTCCCTGCCTCTGGCGGGACCGACGTGGACCCGTCGCAGGCCGAGGCCCTCGCGGCCTCGACGCTCGTTTCGACGCGCTACTCCGGCGACCCCGAGGCGGCGCGCGACGCGCTCGCCCCCCTCGGGCTGCCGGCCGACCCCGACGACGACGACCGGCGGCGCTTCGCGTCGCTGGTCGCGGTCGACGCGGTCGACGGCGACGACGCCAGCGACCGCGCGGCCTCGTCGGTCGAGCGCGCGCTCCGCCCGTACGCGACGGACGGCCCGTTCGAGACGGTCGGCGGCTACGCCGACGTGCTCGACGCGCTCGCCCGGGAGGCACCCGGAACCGGGATCGCGCTCGCGGTCGCGAGCGACCCGGACGAGTCGCTTCGGACGGCCGCGCTCGACGCGTGGTCTCGCCACGGACTGGCGGCCCACCGCGCGCTCGACGCGGCGACGGTCGGCCGGTACGACGGCTGCGTCGTCGCCCGCGTCGACGCCGACGCGGTCGACGCGTCCCCCGCGATCCTGCCGACGGTCGCCCGGCTCGTCCGGGACTTCCGGTCGCCGGAGCCGGTCGCGGTCGCGGTCGACGAGACCGCGGGCCGGCTCGCGGCCGCCGGCGGGCGCACGGGAGACGACGCGGTCGCGCTCGGCGACGCCTGCCGGACTGCCGCCGCCGAAGTCGGCGGCGACGGCTGGGGGACCGCCGCGCGCGGCGGAATCGCGGTCGACGACGCGGACGGGGACGGACTCACCGCGGCGCTGGCAGCGCTCAGGGAGGCGATCTGA
- a CDS encoding KEOPS complex subunit Pcc1 produces MVDDASTPDDAASPDAATLDDAAPAGGDADRTATVRTTHADAATVAAALGPDETDSMRTRVDGDVVACTVARPTTGGLQSTLDDHLVNLRVADRVIERGRAHLGNDSADTADSTHRSDSTDEPQTTDTDTPTDT; encoded by the coding sequence ATGGTCGACGACGCCTCGACCCCGGACGACGCCGCGTCTCCGGACGCTGCGACTCTGGACGACGCCGCGCCGGCCGGCGGCGACGCCGACCGGACCGCGACGGTGCGAACGACGCACGCCGACGCCGCGACGGTCGCGGCCGCGCTCGGGCCGGACGAGACCGACTCGATGCGCACGCGCGTCGACGGCGACGTCGTCGCCTGTACCGTCGCGCGACCGACGACGGGCGGACTCCAGTCGACGCTGGACGACCATCTCGTGAACCTGCGCGTCGCCGACCGCGTTATCGAGCGCGGACGCGCACACCTCGGGAACGACTCCGCGGACACCGCAGACTCCACGCACCGCTCCGACTCCACAGACGAACCGCAGACGACCGACACCGACACACCAACCGACACATGA